Genomic segment of Candidatus Aenigmatarchaeota archaeon:
CTCTCGTAGGGGCCCTTGAGATAAGGTCATAGATTGCTTCTTTTGTCCCAGGAATTTTTCCCTGCGCAAGAAGGCGCTTTAGTGGAACGAAAAACCCTGAAGGGTCATAGAGGGGAATTCCTTCCCTGATCTCGCAAAAAGTTGTCGGCGAGCCGTGGCGTATAAGGTCCCAGTAATCGGAAAGAAGGTAAAAACTTGTGTGTATCCCTATCCTGTGGCTTTTGTGAACCTTTTTTTCAAGCTCAAATGCCTTGAGCTTTAGCGTGCCAAGGGTTATATGGTCTACTGTTTTCGTGTCGTCAAAAATTATCACAAGTATCGCACCCTCAGATTCCTGCTCATGCGAAAGCATCCAGATAGATTTTATGAGCGGGCGATAATTTTCCAGAAGAGATGTGCAGAATTCCTTTACAGCGGCAAACTGCCTTTCCTCAACCGAAATCTGCTTTTGGCCCTCGTCGGGCTTGTGCTCCGAAATAGTCTCGGCAGGCATAATTATATCCTTATATAGTTAAATAGAGCCCATCCCGTACTAAAAACTAAATTTTGAAGGGAACGCTTACATTTCATTTTATCTCCTGCTCAAGCGTCACTTCATCCCTGGACTGTGTCTTCTTTATTATTTCCTCAAGGTTCTTTGCATACACCACGCTAGAATAGATATCCCGTTCAGGAATCTCTTTCAGCTTTCCTTTCTCGGAAAGGTTCTTCAGGTTGAATATCTTTTCGATTATGGCCAGATAGCTATGAGAAACCATTCCTGTATCTATAAACTCCTGCTTGAACTTTTCAATCGCCTTCTTGTCAAAGGCCTTAACATGAAGAGTTTCTGTGCAGGCCCTTGCCACTCGGTCATAAGACTTATTTATGATTTCCGTCTTCTTGTTTGCTTCAATAATCACAAAAAGCTGGTCAACCCTTTCGATAAAGTAAACTGCTCTCTGAAGGTGCTTTTTTATGTCCTTTCCCGTCACACGGGTTATCTCTCCATGCGAAATTTTTTCTGTGAACTCAAAAAAGTCCTCGTAATACTCAACTGCCCTTGGGTCAAGCATCTTCGTGTCGATAAAGTATTTCCTTAGCTCAAAGCCAAGGTTCTTTGCCGCCGGAGGGGGAACACCGTAAAACATTAGGACTGCCTGGGCAGTTTCCGCCATTGCGCAAAGCATCTCAGCGGTTATGTCTTCAAGAAGCACTCTTCTCGCCTCTTTCAGCCGATATGGCGCCCGCTCTATAAGCGCCTGAGCTTTTTCCCTTGTTCCGTGGATTCTTCCCTGGTTTATCAGTGTCTTCAGAGGAGTCACATAGTCTGAAGGATCATAGACAACATAAGCGTCCGATATTGCAGTCGTGACCC
This window contains:
- a CDS encoding nucleotidyltransferase domain-containing protein; the encoded protein is MDQRVLEFLNEHIGELVKKYPPLKAVFVYGSATRKELTKGSDVDILVIVDDTSEKFTPNLLDYLSEEMSALSRKGQEVIGVDLHFQSPKPLSIWWDLLRSGEPWVTTAISDAYVVYDPSDYVTPLKTLINQGRIHGTREKAQALIERAPYRLKEARRVLLEDITAEMLCAMAETAQAVLMFYGVPPPAAKNLGFELRKYFIDTKMLDPRAVEYYEDFFEFTEKISHGEITRVTGKDIKKHLQRAVYFIERVDQLFVIIEANKKTEIINKSYDRVARACTETLHVKAFDKKAIEKFKQEFIDTGMVSHSYLAIIEKIFNLKNLSEKGKLKEIPERDIYSSVVYAKNLEEIIKKTQSRDEVTLEQEIK